Proteins found in one Mycoplasmopsis bovigenitalium genomic segment:
- the gatB gene encoding Asp-tRNA(Asn)/Glu-tRNA(Gln) amidotransferase subunit GatB, whose protein sequence is MNNYETIIGIEIHLELNTKTKMFSPAKIDFNAEPNTTANQIDLGYPGTLPLLNKEAVISGIKLARALKMDIDTELHFDRKNYFYSDLPKGFQITQFFRPIGSNGKLLIDQNTGFNVEIERIHLEEDTARQHHGEVTQLDYNRAGIPLIEIVTTPCIRNAQQAVAYVSQIRQIALALGISDAKMEEGSLRADINISIRPKGIEKYGTKVEIKNINTFRGIAKAIENEISEQIKKLRTGEVILQQTKRFDPENQTNITMRTKTGEVDYKYFPEPNIPIIKLSNEFINSIKLNELPWEKTSRYESYGIQKIYIDSLVNDLELAQYFDSINYEDKEKLSKLFFAELVSLANSKQCHVIDLKIQTKLLEQAIDLMDKEIISGRSFKKLIPLFVNFEGDINTLVKEHSLEQISDTNTIEKWVNQIILENEKVINEYPERPERVLKMVQGSLMKISGGQVNPTKAIKIVEELLNKKFNN, encoded by the coding sequence ATGAATAATTATGAAACAATAATTGGAATTGAAATACACCTAGAATTGAATACAAAAACAAAAATGTTTTCACCTGCAAAAATAGATTTTAATGCAGAACCAAACACAACTGCTAATCAAATTGACTTAGGTTATCCCGGAACTTTGCCATTATTGAATAAAGAAGCCGTTATTAGTGGTATTAAATTGGCTAGAGCACTAAAAATGGATATTGATACAGAACTTCATTTTGATAGAAAAAATTACTTTTATTCAGATTTACCAAAAGGATTTCAAATTACACAATTTTTTAGACCAATTGGCTCAAATGGTAAATTATTAATTGACCAAAACACTGGTTTTAATGTTGAAATAGAAAGAATTCACCTTGAAGAGGATACAGCTCGTCAACATCATGGAGAGGTAACACAACTTGATTATAATAGAGCTGGAATTCCATTAATTGAAATAGTTACTACTCCTTGCATTAGAAATGCTCAGCAAGCAGTTGCATATGTTTCACAAATTAGACAAATCGCATTAGCACTTGGTATTTCCGATGCGAAAATGGAAGAAGGTTCATTAAGAGCCGATATAAATATATCAATTAGACCAAAAGGCATTGAAAAATACGGGACAAAAGTCGAGATAAAAAACATTAATACTTTCAGAGGTATTGCAAAAGCAATTGAAAACGAAATTTCTGAGCAAATAAAAAAATTAAGAACTGGAGAAGTTATCCTTCAACAAACCAAACGTTTTGACCCGGAAAATCAAACAAATATTACAATGAGAACTAAAACAGGTGAAGTTGATTATAAATACTTTCCAGAGCCAAATATCCCAATAATCAAATTAAGTAATGAATTTATTAATTCAATAAAATTAAATGAGTTGCCTTGGGAAAAAACTTCTAGATACGAATCTTATGGAATTCAAAAAATATATATTGATTCACTTGTTAATGATTTAGAACTTGCTCAATATTTTGATTCAATAAACTATGAAGACAAAGAGAAGTTGTCTAAATTATTTTTTGCCGAGCTAGTTTCACTAGCTAATTCTAAGCAATGTCATGTTATTGACCTAAAAATCCAAACAAAATTATTGGAACAAGCCATTGATTTAATGGATAAAGAAATCATTAGCGGTCGCTCATTCAAAAAATTAATACCACTTTTTGTGAATTTTGAAGGTGATATAAATACACTAGTTAAAGAGCATTCATTGGAACAAATTTCTGATACCAATACAATTGAAAAATGAGTAAATCAGATAATTTTAGAGAATGAAAAAGTTATTAATGAATACCCTGAAAGACCTGAAAGAGTTCTAAAAATGGTTCAAGGTTCATTAATGAAAATATCAGGTGGCCAAGTAAACCCGACTAAAGCAATTAAAATTGTTGAGGAACTTTTAAACAAAAAGTTCAACAATTAA